A single region of the Anaerobranca gottschalkii DSM 13577 genome encodes:
- a CDS encoding protein-glutamate methylesterase/protein-glutamine glutaminase, whose translation MVKVVIIDDSVFMRRVIKDILVKNGIEVIAEAENGFLGLKYVLELNPDVVLLDIEMPVLTGLDTLALIMKKKATPVIMFSTLTKEGANITMEALKLGAVDFLHKPNNSLEIHNIKEALVEKIKTAAKANIKKVQDSERKKGLEAKIQSKLTLPGKVNKICVIGCSTGGPKALTNIFENLKELKETILVVQHMPAFFTKTLAKRLDDITPYLVKEGEDNEEIKKGVVYLAPGDYHMTVEEQRGSYFLKLNKQPAIHGCRPAVDPLFKSVAPIFKDRVLGCILTGMGKDGGDGCEEIKGYGGKVYVESEETCTIYGMPKQVVERNLADKVLPINAFADEIREFLK comes from the coding sequence ATGGTAAAGGTTGTAATTATAGATGATTCTGTTTTTATGCGAAGGGTGATAAAAGATATTTTAGTTAAAAACGGTATTGAGGTTATAGCTGAAGCAGAAAATGGCTTTCTAGGTTTAAAATATGTTTTAGAACTTAATCCTGATGTAGTACTGTTAGATATAGAGATGCCTGTTCTTACTGGCTTAGATACATTAGCATTAATAATGAAGAAAAAGGCTACACCAGTTATAATGTTCAGTACTTTAACTAAAGAAGGGGCAAATATTACTATGGAAGCCCTTAAATTAGGAGCTGTAGATTTTTTACATAAACCTAATAATAGCTTGGAAATACATAATATTAAAGAAGCATTAGTGGAAAAAATTAAAACTGCAGCTAAAGCTAATATTAAAAAGGTTCAAGATAGTGAAAGGAAAAAAGGTTTAGAAGCAAAAATTCAAAGTAAGTTAACTCTTCCAGGAAAAGTTAATAAAATCTGTGTTATTGGATGTTCTACAGGGGGGCCTAAGGCGTTAACAAATATCTTTGAAAATTTAAAGGAATTAAAAGAAACCATATTAGTTGTTCAACATATGCCTGCCTTTTTTACAAAGACTTTAGCTAAAAGGTTAGATGATATAACCCCTTATTTAGTAAAAGAAGGGGAAGATAATGAGGAGATTAAGAAAGGGGTAGTTTATTTAGCTCCAGGGGATTATCATATGACAGTAGAAGAACAAAGGGGTAGCTATTTTCTTAAGCTGAATAAACAGCCTGCTATTCATGGTTGTAGACCTGCTGTTGATCCCCTCTTTAAATCAGTTGCCCCTATTTTTAAAGATAGGGTTTTAGGATGTATCCTTACTGGAATGGGAAAAGATGGTGGTGATGGTTGTGAAGAAATAAAGGGATATGGAGGGAAAGTTTATGTAGAGAGTGAAGAAACGTGTACTATCTATGGTATGCCTAAACAGGTTGTTGAACGGAATTTAGCTGATAAAGTATTACCTATAAATGCCTTTGCCGATGAAATACGGGAATTCTTAAAATAA